A region of Vigna radiata var. radiata cultivar VC1973A chromosome 10, Vradiata_ver6, whole genome shotgun sequence DNA encodes the following proteins:
- the LOC106775141 gene encoding uncharacterized protein LOC106775141 isoform X1, with the protein MVLERQMALLRRYVAASAVASFVFLLFLLACNLNLASASSGGVMGGSFFDSDSDSDSSSSEFYTRDSESYRMMHHRDNVASSHDTELAKGGHAGVPFLFLFFMLAMFLFGFYKNKNGNSVTVLKLQVAISGGKGSSIQRDLTRIAETADTSSRDGLKYLLTDTIHSLVGHLGHCVAGYSFVDLKQSKDDGEKCYYQLSNEERTKFDEETLVNLNKTEKRNTRIQNDEINNESSVFDGKDIKEERKIFEEEKLLNGFGNEYIVITILVAAKGAHKLPNVYGAEDMKNALQKLRTVLSSNLLAGKVLWTPQNEDETLSKRQLLEDYPQLADCMKTFLVKKHE; encoded by the exons ATGGTATTAGAAAGACAAATGGCCTTGCTGAGAAGATATGTTGCTGCTAGTGCTGTTGCATCGTTTGTCTTCTTGCTGTTCTTGTTGGCTTGCAACCTTAACTTGGCTTCGGCTTCCTCCGGTGGTGTGATGGGAGGGAGTTTCTTCGATTCTGATTCAGATTCAGATTCTTCGTCCTCGGAATTTTACACTAGGGATTCAGAATCATACAGAATGATGCATCATCGTGATAATGTCGCGTCTTCTCATGACACTGAGCTTGCAAAGGGAGGTCACGCTGGAGTGCCCTTCTTGTTTCTATTCTTCATGTTGGCTATGTTTTTGTTTGGAttctacaaaaacaaaaatggaaattcAGTTACTGTGCTCAAGCTTCAG GTTGCAATTTCGGGTGGGAAGGGAAGCTCAATACAAAGGGATCTAACTAGGATTGCAGAAACTGCAGATACATCATCTCGGGATGGATTGAAATATCTATTGACAG ACACAATACATAGTTTGGTTGGACATCTTGGTCACTGTGTAGCAGGATATTCATTT GTGGATCTAAAGCAGAGTAAAGATGATGGGGAGAAATGTTACTATCAGTTATCAAATGAAGAAAGGacaaaatttgatgaagaaacaTTGGTTAATTTGAACAaaacagaaaagagaaacaCAAGAATCCAGAATGATGAGATTAACAATGAAAGCTCAGTG TTTGATGGAAAAGATAttaaagaggaaagaaaaatatttgaagaagaGAAACTTCTCAACGGGTTTGGCAACGAGTACATAGTG ATAACCATCTTGGTAGCTGCTAAAGGAGCACATAAGCTTCCTAACGTCTATGGAGCTGAAGATATGAAGAATGCCCTGCAAAAGCTTAGAACTGTTCTCTCAAGCAATTTATTG GCTGGGAAGGTGTTATGGACCCCACAGAATGAGGATGAGACTCTTTCAAAACGACAACTACTCGAGGACTATCCTCAATTAGCAGATTGCATGAAAACCTTTCTTGTTAAGAAACACGAATGA
- the LOC106775141 gene encoding uncharacterized protein LOC106775141 isoform X2, with protein MALLRRYVAASAVASFVFLLFLLACNLNLASASSGGVMGGSFFDSDSDSDSSSSEFYTRDSESYRMMHHRDNVASSHDTELAKGGHAGVPFLFLFFMLAMFLFGFYKNKNGNSVTVLKLQVAISGGKGSSIQRDLTRIAETADTSSRDGLKYLLTDTIHSLVGHLGHCVAGYSFVDLKQSKDDGEKCYYQLSNEERTKFDEETLVNLNKTEKRNTRIQNDEINNESSVFDGKDIKEERKIFEEEKLLNGFGNEYIVITILVAAKGAHKLPNVYGAEDMKNALQKLRTVLSSNLLAGKVLWTPQNEDETLSKRQLLEDYPQLADCMKTFLVKKHE; from the exons ATGGCCTTGCTGAGAAGATATGTTGCTGCTAGTGCTGTTGCATCGTTTGTCTTCTTGCTGTTCTTGTTGGCTTGCAACCTTAACTTGGCTTCGGCTTCCTCCGGTGGTGTGATGGGAGGGAGTTTCTTCGATTCTGATTCAGATTCAGATTCTTCGTCCTCGGAATTTTACACTAGGGATTCAGAATCATACAGAATGATGCATCATCGTGATAATGTCGCGTCTTCTCATGACACTGAGCTTGCAAAGGGAGGTCACGCTGGAGTGCCCTTCTTGTTTCTATTCTTCATGTTGGCTATGTTTTTGTTTGGAttctacaaaaacaaaaatggaaattcAGTTACTGTGCTCAAGCTTCAG GTTGCAATTTCGGGTGGGAAGGGAAGCTCAATACAAAGGGATCTAACTAGGATTGCAGAAACTGCAGATACATCATCTCGGGATGGATTGAAATATCTATTGACAG ACACAATACATAGTTTGGTTGGACATCTTGGTCACTGTGTAGCAGGATATTCATTT GTGGATCTAAAGCAGAGTAAAGATGATGGGGAGAAATGTTACTATCAGTTATCAAATGAAGAAAGGacaaaatttgatgaagaaacaTTGGTTAATTTGAACAaaacagaaaagagaaacaCAAGAATCCAGAATGATGAGATTAACAATGAAAGCTCAGTG TTTGATGGAAAAGATAttaaagaggaaagaaaaatatttgaagaagaGAAACTTCTCAACGGGTTTGGCAACGAGTACATAGTG ATAACCATCTTGGTAGCTGCTAAAGGAGCACATAAGCTTCCTAACGTCTATGGAGCTGAAGATATGAAGAATGCCCTGCAAAAGCTTAGAACTGTTCTCTCAAGCAATTTATTG GCTGGGAAGGTGTTATGGACCCCACAGAATGAGGATGAGACTCTTTCAAAACGACAACTACTCGAGGACTATCCTCAATTAGCAGATTGCATGAAAACCTTTCTTGTTAAGAAACACGAATGA
- the LOC106775142 gene encoding uncharacterized protein LOC106775142 has product MARRGENRNESLLTRAIVAVFAFVRHAEFEILFFLFFFIAYILFKDITSRPEYNQLFVKKPGGPEFWPF; this is encoded by the exons ATGGCGAGGCGAGGCGAGAATCGGAACGAGTCGTTGTTGACTCGGGCGATTGTGGCGGTCTTCGCCTTCGTGAGACACGCGGAGTTTGAGatcctcttctttcttttcttcttcattgctTATATTCTCTTCAAAGACATC ACATCAAGGCCTGAATACAATCAATTGTTTGTAAAGAAGCCTGGTGGACCAGAATTTTGGCCTTTTTAG
- the LOC106775524 gene encoding uncharacterized protein LOC106775524, giving the protein MVVLSNKIERDQLKPGDHIYSWRQAYIYAHHGIYIGEEMVIHFTRGSGQETGTWKILDRLRISSSPLHNTCPNCGDQTRSDGVIRSCLDCFLSGYDLYLFEYGVSPALFLAEARGGTCTIASSDPTEDVVHRALFLLENGFGGYNVFKNNCEDFAIYCKTGLLVLTNIGVGRSGQASSWLAVGSALVSSSLRFMTTGFGGPALVGCGMYCVSRYVSDIGVRSDAVKVQVEKITDLFKED; this is encoded by the exons ATGGTAGTGCTTTCCAATAAGATTGAAAGGGATCAATTGAAACCAGGAGATCACATTTACTCATGGAGGCAGGCTTACATCTATGCCCATCATG GAATATATATTGGTGAGGAAATGGTGATCCACTTCACAAGAGGATCAGGCCAAGAAACTGGAACATGGAAAATCTTGGACCGTCTCCGTATAAGTTCATCACCCCTTCATAATACTTGTCCAAACTGTGGTGACCAAACGAGAAGTGATGGTGTCATTCGTTCCTGCTTAGATTGTTTTCTCTCTGGGTATGATCTATACTTATTTGAATATGGTGTGTCACCTGCACTTTTTCTAGCCGAAGCTAGAGGAGGCACTTGTACCATTGCATCTTCTGATCCAACTGAAGATGTTGTTCACCGTGCTTTGTTTCTTCTTGAGAATGGATTTGGTGGCTACAATGTGTTCAAGAATAACTGTGAAGACTTTGCAATTTACTGCAAAACAGGTTTGCTTGTTCTCACAAACATCGGTGTAGGGCGGAGTGGACAAGCATCATCTTGGTTGGCTGTTGGTAGTGCTCTAGTTTCTTCCTCACTGAGATTTATGACCACTGGCTTTGGTGGTCCTGCATTGGTAGGATGTGGAATGTATTGTGTTAGCAGATATGTTTCTGATATTGGAGTACGCAGTGATGCAGTTAAAGTTCAAGTCGAGAAGATAACTGACTTATTCAAGGAAGATTGA